The following is a genomic window from Daphnia magna isolate NIES linkage group LG4, ASM2063170v1.1, whole genome shotgun sequence.
CCTTTTGGCACGGCCAGGCCACGCCGACAAGAAAAATAGGGAGGTAATATTAAACAGACACTAAAAACATGGTACTTTTAAGCGATTTCTCACCATTCAAGAGaacagtaaaaaaacaaaaataattgcaGGCATGGGGATGTATAAAAACCTATCTCTTTCAGTGTTTCCGAATCAACCGACGTTAGTTGCAAGGGAACCAACTCGCTTAACACATCCACCAATAAGGTAGACGTCAAGACTCAACTCGGTTGTCTTTTTTCTCTAATGGTTTAACTCGAAATTTTGATTTATGATCCCTAGATGAAGCTAGCTTTGATTTTCCTGTCTGTCTTCTTGGTGGCTTTTTCTGATCAACAATTCCAGCAAAGACGTGAAAGACTTTGGTGGACGCCGTACAATTACGCGCAGCAACCCTTCGTCAACAATTACCAGGAGAGTTACTACAATGTCCAAGATGACATCCCCGATTATCGCGTGTTCCGACCAACCAGACCCGTCACTTACTCGCAGGTACCAACAATGCAATGGTACATGCATGGGCAGATCTGTGAAACTTGTTCACTTAAAACTTTCTTTAGAATGACGAATTAGACACTAGCTTGGCTACAACAGAATATCAAGATTACTTTGACGAAGAGGAGAATTCGGACGTTCAGTCGAGATTCAACGAATTTCGTCAACGCAGACCAGCGTTAGTGAAACGGCCACAGAATGACGAACGATTATTGTTGAGCTATTTGACATACTTTAAAACAACGACAGCTTCTTTCACTCTTACCTCGTCTGTGACCCTCACCAGCGTTCAGTCTTGCATTGCAGCAGTTAAATTTCTAGATGATGCTGCAAAAACTACAGCCTGTCGTCGTAAACGAGATTTGCTCGAAGATTCACCCAGTCCAGCAGACTTGCAATTCGCCATTGTTCCCTCTGAAACACAACAGTACGTATATATTTTTGGTATTCAATCAATTAGAAATGTTAGCATCATACATTTTCTAATTGCAGAGTGATCCCTACCACTGTTCCATCGTTGGAAGTCACCCGCGAACATCGCCAAATGTCGTCTGATCAGGCTTTTCAGCACGACATCGCTTCATCGAAAGGTCTTGCCTCCTCAGCtgatctttcgggatccgtctCGTGGCTGAAACAGATGAGAGACCCACGATTTTTAAACACTTATTCGTTGGCGTCCACAACATTAACATCCTACATGTTTACGTCCACGACAGTTACCAAGACAGTTGCCATTGCTGCTGACGGTCTGGTTCTCTGTCTTCCTACTGGCTATATCGTCTGCTAACCAGCATGAGGCGAAATGAAATATGACAACACCTTTTACTTGGatgttttaatttaattatattctttttttaaaattcgaaTCTATCTATTACGATATTTAACTCTTTCGGTCTTGCACTGAATAAGTACCATTTTTCGACCTTGACATTTAAATACACATTTAACGCATAACTGTTGCCAGTTTTCAGTAGTCCTTCCTGTGGTTCTAAACAGTCGCTTTCCATTTTtgattccttttttgtttgttttctgattGGCTTTTCACGTAAATACAAGGAATTTGATGAACCTTGTGACAAGATACATGTTATATGAATGCCTGTTATGGTGCAGCCACAAAGACTGTATTAGTAACCTTTGGCCTCTTGATTTCCATTCACTGATTTATTACCATACCAACACCAACGATTTTTGCGTTCATGTAATCACAAACCCAGATGCAAGAGCAACTAAATAgtgaaaaataaaggaaatagTTGAAAGGAATGTACGTTTTCAAGGATGGCATCGATTCTCCTCACGATTTGCGAATCTTATACAGAAAAAAGGAAGGCcttttttctgatttcatgGAAAAAGGCCAAGATCATTGACTCTTTACATTTTATCAGTGTTAGTTTCATGTCAAATTGCAATACTGCTTGTTTCATCACTCCTTCCCCCGAAGCATGTTAAACCACATTTGAAGAGTCACGTAGACGTAGACTGCACCTTTATAGACAAAGCTTTTACGATTGCACGCGCTCAATCACCAATCTGGCAATATAACGCTATATTTGGTATGACCATGACACTAAACTGGTTAGTCTAAAACACGAACTATTTCAGGATGGTCGTTGGCATTTCAATTTTAAGAAATAGGTATATTCAACATTCCACTATTGGTCTCTATGCACGATGGTTAGTTCATTTGGCTGGGGTTGTTTGTTGTTGGCTCGCAAGAATGGCATCTTCGTACGACGGAGGTGGTGCATCATGCAACTCGGAAACCTTGGAAGAAGGACGGACGTTACCGGAACCCAGTGAGTCATCTTCGACGGAATACAACCCATCCTGAGTTTGCCTCCTTGCCAGTCGCTCTGTAGTTGTATTCTTCCGGCCAGCTGCCTCCTGTTAAAATGGaagtttttaattaaaaaatgcaattttcgAGAAGCAAAATTGAGATAAATGATACCTTGCGGCAACACCGTAAACGATCAATGATGAGAAAAAGTAGAAGGTATAATACGCCGAGGATTAGAACGCCCCCCAGTATTATGAAAGGGTAGGGAATCCTGGCGGATGATGGTAATAACGGAATGCTTGTATCGTACTGCGTGGCATATTCTGTTGTGGTTGCTAAAGGCTCCAGCCGTGCTCTTGGTCGTACGAGACGTTTACTCCAATCCCTATTGGGTTTTCCCTGTGCATCATGACCGTAAAACCAGTCGATTACTTGTTTAATTATCTTTTGTTGCTTTGGATTAGGATGATCCGACATCACCAGTAGGTCATTGTAATCCGTTTCAGTCATCTTCACTTTCCCGTCAACGCACTAAGACAGAGAACTGTGGATCCAAACGAGTTTCAATGTCATTATGCGAAGGTTAGCTCTGTTTGGTTTTGCGatattaataaaatttaaattttacctCTCTAATTTAATCCTTAGTTGGTGTGCTGTTCTTCTCAGAAAGTCACAAAAATCCTTAGAGAAATGTGCAAAAATAAATGTCAAAGGCGCCCAACAAAACAGCCGATGAACGTTACACAACCAACTTGTACGGCGTCAAGTTCATACTAGCAGGCACGTTGTCTGAAGAGGAAAACTCAAGCGattcttttcccccttttttgctTAAAGGACTGCTGCGATTAATCTTCAAtccgagtttttttttttgcatcagGGATATCATCTCATGGACAAAAGAGGAGAGTCATTCGGGCACACCCAACCTTCAACAGTCCGGTTTTCACGAAGAAGCCCCTAAAAACGCTAAGAATCGCATTATAACGAGTATCTTGCTTCATTGCTGACCTTAGGAAGAGAATCCGGTTTTTTTGTAATCGAAAAAAAGAGCCTCGGGTTCCAGTCATCCACTTCACGGTTTAAATATTCGGtttgaaattatttttattcatagCCCTATTGGCCATGGTGGGCGTATCGAGTCCACGTGCGTGATAGAAACAACCTTCATCAATGGAATAAGGTAGTAGTTTTACTTTTCGCGGCAGCTTATTAAATccaatatttcttttttgatgcTGAGAACGTTAATGCGATGTGAAGGTCATCGAAGAGTCTTGAATGTTTAGAttaccttcttttttcttttctttttccctcttcgGGTGGAGAATGGACATCGAACATGGCGACGGAATGtggaatatttttgtttcGACTGCATCCTACCAGTTGGTTAGCCGCTTGTCATTGAAAATTGCATATTTTCGACTCTTCCGTCATGAAGCTTCATTTTCTTAGTAATTGATGTTGGTTGGTTGAGAAAAACATTGCAGCACAAATTCCCTTCAGCCAAACTGCGTAGTCACGTTGTGAGGCTAGATTtcactttctgtttcaatttAGAACAGCACAGCGAAGGGGTTTCcatttatttctatttgctTATCAAATGCCATTTTCCCATAGCCATTTGCGTGGTGGCTTTTCTATTGATGTAATTGCTGGGAGATATACAAGTTTCAACTTAAGTACCGAGCCAAGGGAGAATGCAGAGCGACAGTGATGACGCTGTGTTATTGTCTGCATTTGTCGGcaaatagtttttgttttttttta
Proteins encoded in this region:
- the LOC116935222 gene encoding uncharacterized protein LOC116935222 isoform X1, giving the protein MTETDYNDLLVMSDHPNPKQQKIIKQVIDWFYGHDAQGKPNRDWSKRLVRPRARLEPLATTTEYATQYDTSIPLLPSSARIPYPFIILGGVLILGVLYLLLFLIIDRLRCCRKEAAGRKNTTTERLARRQTQDGLYSVEDDSLGSGNVRPSSKVSELHDAPPPSYEDAILASQQQTTPAK
- the LOC116935218 gene encoding uncharacterized protein LOC116935218; amino-acid sequence: MKLALIFLSVFLVAFSDQQFQQRRERLWWTPYNYAQQPFVNNYQESYYNVQDDIPDYRVFRPTRPVTYSQNDELDTSLATTEYQDYFDEEENSDVQSRFNEFRQRRPALVKRPQNDERLLLSYLTYFKTTTASFTLTSSVTLTSVQSCIAAVKFLDDAAKTTACRRKRDLLEDSPSPADLQFAIVPSETQQVIPTTVPSLEVTREHRQMSSDQAFQHDIASSKGLASSADLSGSVSWLKQMRDPRFLNTYSLASTTLTSYMFTSTTVTKTVAIAADGLVLCLPTGYIVC
- the LOC116935222 gene encoding uncharacterized protein LOC116935222 isoform X2, which encodes MTETDYNDLLGKPNRDWSKRLVRPRARLEPLATTTEYATQYDTSIPLLPSSARIPYPFIILGGVLILGVLYLLLFLIIDRLRCCRKEAAGRKNTTTERLARRQTQDGLYSVEDDSLGSGNVRPSSKVSELHDAPPPSYEDAILASQQQTTPAK